A genome region from Baekduia alba includes the following:
- a CDS encoding M28 family peptidase gives MKRAALALIAAAAMAPAAVPAVSSAQKVKNDKSEKAATKLANAVTVSGILRHERALANIAERNGGTRVSGSAGFDKSRDYVVGQLQNAGWTVNVQPFEFPYFQELAPTTLERTAPDQHPYADDEFATMEYSGSGDVTANVQAVDLTLPPADEPSSTSGCEASDFAGFTAGDIALVQRGTCTFGEKVANATAAGASAVLIFNEGQPGRQETLSGTLGGPATIPVVGLSFAGGNELATLLAGGDVTIHVTTSTLSETRTTYNTIADAPGGRADHTVVVGSHLDSVAAGPGINDDGSGSSQDLEIALQYQKAIKNPKNHLRFLFFGAEEEGLLGSAHYVDSLDQASRDQIMAMVDLDMMASPNYARFVYDGDGSDNPGEEGPTGSDIIESLFTGYWAGRGLVSETTPFDGRSDYVAFTDVGIPAGGIFAGAEGIKTPEQAAKYGGTAGIAFDKCYHQACDTLANLNTQALDEFSDASAYVTGKLVMRENDLSDNTETLKAKRVKQSDYKGPQLIR, from the coding sequence GCCGTTCCCGCCGTGTCGTCGGCGCAGAAGGTCAAGAACGACAAGTCCGAGAAGGCGGCCACCAAGTTGGCCAACGCCGTGACGGTCAGCGGCATCCTGCGCCACGAGCGCGCGCTGGCGAACATCGCCGAGCGCAACGGCGGCACCCGCGTGTCGGGGTCGGCCGGATTCGACAAGTCCCGCGACTACGTCGTGGGTCAGCTGCAGAACGCGGGGTGGACGGTCAACGTCCAGCCGTTCGAGTTCCCGTACTTCCAGGAGCTCGCGCCGACGACGCTGGAGCGCACCGCGCCCGACCAGCACCCGTACGCCGACGACGAGTTCGCCACGATGGAGTACTCGGGCAGCGGTGACGTCACCGCCAACGTCCAGGCCGTCGACCTGACGCTTCCGCCCGCCGACGAGCCCAGCTCGACGAGCGGCTGTGAGGCGAGCGACTTCGCCGGCTTCACGGCCGGCGACATCGCGCTGGTCCAGCGCGGCACGTGCACGTTCGGCGAGAAGGTCGCCAACGCGACCGCGGCCGGCGCCAGCGCCGTGCTGATCTTCAACGAGGGCCAGCCCGGCCGGCAGGAGACGCTGAGCGGCACGCTCGGCGGCCCGGCGACGATCCCGGTCGTGGGCCTCAGCTTCGCGGGCGGCAACGAGCTCGCGACGCTGCTCGCGGGCGGCGACGTGACGATCCACGTCACGACCTCGACGCTGTCGGAGACGCGCACGACCTACAACACGATCGCCGACGCGCCCGGTGGGCGCGCCGACCACACCGTGGTCGTCGGCTCGCACCTGGACTCCGTGGCCGCCGGCCCCGGGATCAACGACGACGGGTCGGGCTCCTCGCAGGACCTCGAGATCGCGCTCCAGTACCAGAAGGCGATCAAGAACCCGAAGAACCACCTGCGGTTCCTCTTCTTCGGGGCCGAGGAGGAGGGCCTGCTCGGGTCGGCGCACTACGTCGACTCGCTCGACCAGGCGTCTCGTGACCAGATCATGGCCATGGTCGACCTCGACATGATGGCCTCGCCGAACTACGCCCGCTTCGTCTACGACGGCGACGGGTCGGACAACCCCGGCGAAGAGGGCCCGACCGGCTCGGACATCATCGAGTCGTTGTTCACCGGCTACTGGGCCGGCCGCGGCCTGGTCAGCGAGACCACCCCGTTCGACGGACGCTCCGACTACGTCGCCTTCACGGACGTCGGGATCCCGGCCGGCGGCATCTTCGCCGGTGCCGAGGGCATCAAGACCCCGGAGCAGGCCGCCAAGTACGGCGGGACGGCCGGCATCGCGTTCGACAAGTGCTACCACCAGGCGTGCGACACCCTGGCCAACCTCAACACCCAGGCACTGGACGAGTTCTCCGACGCCTCCGCGTACGTGACCGGCAAGCTGGTCATGCGTGAGAACGACCTGTCCGACAACACCGAGACGCTCAAGGCCAAGCGCGTCAAGCAGTCCGACTACAAGGGTCCGCAGCTGATCCGCTGA
- a CDS encoding SDR family NAD(P)-dependent oxidoreductase — MPGRSRSQARAIPTGGAIVNVGSIGAKYAASSDDAAKAAVAPWTAGLSARVGPRGITANAIAPGYVADTGFFRDQLTDDRRAQLVAATHDRRAGRPGDVAATARFLPSPDARHITGQTLHVDGGAHTTR; from the coding sequence GTGCCCGGGCGCTCGCGCAGCCAGGCGAGGGCGATCCCCACGGGCGGCGCCATCGTCAACGTCGGCTCGATCGGCGCGAAGTACGCCGCGAGCTCCGACGACGCGGCCAAGGCCGCGGTCGCGCCGTGGACCGCCGGCCTGTCCGCCCGGGTCGGGCCCCGGGGCATCACCGCGAACGCCATCGCGCCCGGCTACGTCGCCGACACGGGCTTCTTCCGCGACCAGCTCACCGACGACCGCCGTGCCCAGCTCGTGGCCGCCACCCACGACCGGCGGGCCGGCCGGCCCGGGGACGTCGCCGCGACCGCGCGCTTCCTCCCCTCCCCCGACGCCCGGCACATCACCGGCCAGACCCTCCACGTCGACGGCGGCGCGCACACGACCCGGTAG
- a CDS encoding MarR family winged helix-turn-helix transcriptional regulator has protein sequence MAPPVGIALAWLRERPGTPVDAIGIVTRVWQCSMLLGADRRRVLADAQADSATLDLLSVLRRSGPPYRLTTRELTDRTLITAGAISQRVARAESEGLVERSAQADGSRAVAVTLTAAGHRLVDRLVDRVLGREAELVSGLTPDQQAQLTELLRLFLATLRTQVGPERPTQVGAPPASAL, from the coding sequence ATGGCGCCGCCCGTGGGGATCGCCCTCGCCTGGCTGCGCGAGCGCCCGGGCACGCCGGTCGACGCGATCGGGATCGTCACCCGGGTGTGGCAGTGCTCGATGCTCCTGGGGGCCGACCGCCGCCGCGTCCTCGCCGACGCCCAGGCGGACTCCGCGACGCTGGACCTGCTGAGCGTCCTGCGGCGCAGCGGCCCGCCCTACCGGCTGACGACCCGCGAGCTCACCGACCGCACCCTGATCACCGCCGGCGCGATCTCCCAGCGCGTGGCGCGGGCCGAGAGCGAGGGCCTGGTCGAGCGCTCGGCCCAGGCGGACGGCAGCCGTGCGGTCGCGGTGACGCTCACCGCCGCCGGGCACCGGCTCGTCGACCGGCTCGTCGACCGGGTCCTCGGGCGGGAGGCCGAGCTCGTGTCCGGGCTCACCCCGGACCAGCAGGCCCAGCTGACCGAGCTGCTGCGCCTGTTCCTCGCCACGCTGCGCACCCAGGTCGGACCCGAGCGGCCGACCCAGGTGGGCGCGCCGCCGGCGTCAGCCCTTTGA
- a CDS encoding DUF1801 domain-containing protein, with the protein MTTSGSQDEKSPSELIDARIEELGDWRGAMLSDLRGLVKEADPEVVEEWKWRGVPTWYHDGMLCTGETYKQVVKVTFAKGASLEDPAGIFNSSLDGNTRRAIDFREGEEIDEQAFKDLVRAAVALNASKG; encoded by the coding sequence ATGACGACGAGTGGATCGCAGGACGAGAAGTCTCCCTCGGAGCTGATCGACGCCCGGATCGAGGAGCTCGGCGACTGGCGCGGGGCGATGCTGAGCGATCTCCGGGGTCTGGTCAAGGAGGCCGATCCCGAGGTGGTCGAGGAGTGGAAGTGGAGAGGCGTTCCGACGTGGTACCACGACGGGATGCTGTGCACGGGCGAGACGTACAAGCAGGTGGTGAAGGTGACCTTCGCCAAGGGCGCGTCCCTGGAGGACCCGGCGGGGATCTTCAACTCCAGCCTCGACGGCAACACCCGGCGGGCCATCGACTTCCGCGAGGGCGAGGAGATCGACGAGCAGGCCTTCAAGGACCTCGTGCGCGCCGCCGTGGCGCTCAACGCGTCAAAGGGCTGA
- a CDS encoding PucR family transcriptional regulator: MTIPVRDLLGAPALGGARLIGGHDGVEREVTWTSVIEWQAVDFVRPGELVLTTGIGLDEPTLTQFLGQLLESDAAAVAVSLSPSEPVAAPPAAAIALADQCGVPLIDLPWDVGFADVSRWVVDELIRRRFGGSIDAPAGIHTRFAAVLLDGLGMNGIAAALEAALERPVLVFDARLELAGHGPLADGALGGPGLRALRLRAAGLSAADAGTLAAQFDGEHPRHFAGLDALGLGAGTGRAALARHDTLGFLYVLDADGHPEELPNLALRALGEAADSVAIEGLRQRSAADDRAREDFVWQLVAGLAGPPDHILARAGLLGFDGRVPHELAVARGDGAESRATLERLARELRARAARATAEVTLGVREDVMVAIATAPGDQPGPLRRLLVEVQAAVEPEQRASWGIAAMARPLGELTVSYGEAQRALEVGRTVVGPANVGDAADLAPYMMLAKLGADPEALAIARAIIQPLLAYDRAKGRNLVETLDVYLQESGNTSAAARRLFFNRRSLVYRLHKIEELTGRALDQPADRFVLDLSIKLLRFGIVDDVPPR; encoded by the coding sequence ATGACGATCCCGGTTCGAGACCTCCTCGGTGCACCCGCGCTCGGAGGCGCACGGCTGATCGGCGGCCACGACGGCGTCGAGCGCGAGGTGACGTGGACCTCGGTGATCGAGTGGCAGGCCGTCGACTTCGTCCGGCCCGGCGAGCTCGTGCTGACGACCGGGATCGGGCTCGACGAGCCGACGCTCACGCAGTTCCTCGGCCAGCTCCTGGAGTCCGACGCGGCGGCGGTCGCCGTCAGCCTGTCGCCCAGCGAGCCCGTCGCGGCCCCGCCGGCGGCCGCGATCGCGCTCGCGGACCAGTGCGGCGTTCCGCTCATCGACCTCCCGTGGGACGTCGGGTTCGCCGACGTCAGCCGGTGGGTGGTCGACGAGCTGATCCGGCGCCGGTTCGGCGGCTCGATCGACGCGCCGGCCGGGATCCACACCCGCTTCGCCGCCGTGCTGCTGGACGGCCTCGGCATGAACGGCATCGCCGCGGCGCTGGAGGCCGCCCTCGAGCGGCCGGTGCTGGTCTTCGACGCCCGGCTGGAGCTCGCGGGTCACGGGCCGCTGGCCGACGGCGCGCTCGGCGGCCCGGGGCTCAGGGCGCTGCGGCTACGCGCCGCGGGCCTCTCGGCCGCCGACGCGGGGACGCTCGCGGCGCAGTTCGACGGCGAGCATCCGCGGCACTTCGCCGGCCTCGACGCCCTCGGACTCGGCGCGGGCACGGGACGGGCCGCGCTCGCGCGGCACGACACGCTCGGGTTCCTCTACGTCCTGGACGCCGACGGGCATCCCGAGGAGCTGCCGAACCTGGCGCTGCGCGCGCTCGGCGAAGCGGCCGACTCGGTGGCCATCGAGGGGCTGCGCCAGCGATCGGCCGCCGACGATCGCGCGCGCGAGGACTTCGTGTGGCAGCTCGTCGCCGGTCTGGCCGGCCCGCCGGACCACATCCTCGCGCGCGCGGGGCTGCTGGGCTTCGACGGTCGCGTCCCGCACGAGCTGGCCGTGGCGCGCGGTGACGGCGCCGAGAGTCGCGCGACGCTGGAGCGGCTGGCGCGCGAGCTGCGCGCGCGGGCCGCGCGTGCGACCGCCGAGGTCACGCTCGGCGTGCGCGAGGACGTCATGGTGGCGATCGCCACGGCGCCCGGCGACCAGCCGGGGCCGCTGCGCCGGCTGCTGGTCGAGGTGCAGGCCGCCGTCGAGCCCGAGCAGCGCGCGTCCTGGGGCATCGCGGCCATGGCGCGCCCCCTCGGCGAGTTGACGGTGTCCTACGGCGAGGCCCAACGGGCCCTCGAGGTCGGCAGGACCGTCGTCGGGCCGGCGAACGTCGGCGACGCCGCCGACCTGGCGCCGTACATGATGCTGGCCAAGCTCGGCGCGGACCCGGAGGCCCTGGCGATCGCGCGGGCCATCATCCAGCCGCTGCTCGCCTACGACCGCGCGAAGGGGCGCAACCTGGTCGAGACCCTCGACGTCTACCTCCAGGAGAGCGGCAACACGAGCGCGGCGGCGCGGCGCCTGTTCTTCAACCGCCGCTCGCTCGTCTACCGCCTGCACAAGATCGAGGAGTTGACCGGCCGGGCGCTCGACCAGCCGGCGGATCGGTTTGTCCTCGACCTCAGCATCAAGCTCCTGCGCTTCGGCATCGTGGACGACGTCCCACCGCGCTGA
- a CDS encoding amidase, with protein MDLDDVLWDDGLAQAALVRAGEVTARELVEGAIERIERVDALLNAVVTPLFTQALRAAQDGDLAATPFAGVPMLLKDHLATYGGARHTSGSIFLRNNVAKSDSELVTRFKRAGMIPVGLTNTCELALLSTSEPALHGATLNPWSLTHSTGGSSGGSAAAVAAGLVAFAHGNDSAGSLRIPASCCGIFGLKPSRGRVSPGPRGDIAPGIWSEHVMTRSVRDCAAVLDATAGALPHDQYSRPRPARAFQDSAGADPGRLRIAVSDRPLQGGEVDAECVRAVWETAELCAELGHEIVEAAPVVDGAALEADFFALYTVAAAARIAEWVEWMGREPDPAELEPLTWAVREAGLRHSAVDHVVTVQRLQRAARDIVAFFDTVDVWLTPTLAEPPAPLGYFDPSPLDPLATLDLDARFSPFTWVANVTGQPGMSVPLAWNDDGLPIGSHFLARLGAERVLFGLAAQLEQARPWAHRRPPVSAGSPAATAATNC; from the coding sequence GTGGATCTGGACGATGTGTTGTGGGACGACGGCCTCGCGCAGGCCGCGCTCGTACGTGCCGGCGAGGTGACGGCACGCGAGCTGGTGGAGGGCGCGATCGAGCGCATCGAGCGCGTCGACGCGCTGCTCAACGCCGTGGTCACGCCGCTGTTCACCCAAGCGCTTCGGGCGGCGCAGGACGGCGACCTCGCCGCGACCCCGTTCGCCGGCGTGCCGATGCTGCTCAAGGACCACCTCGCCACGTACGGCGGCGCCCGTCACACGAGCGGCTCGATCTTCCTGCGCAACAACGTCGCGAAGAGCGACAGCGAGCTCGTCACGCGGTTCAAGCGCGCCGGGATGATCCCCGTCGGCCTGACCAACACCTGTGAGCTGGCGCTGCTCTCCACGAGCGAGCCGGCCCTGCACGGCGCGACGCTGAACCCGTGGAGCCTCACCCACTCCACGGGTGGGTCGAGCGGCGGGTCGGCCGCGGCGGTGGCCGCCGGTCTGGTGGCGTTCGCGCACGGCAACGACTCGGCGGGATCGCTGCGGATCCCGGCGTCCTGTTGCGGCATCTTCGGGCTCAAGCCGAGCCGCGGGCGCGTGTCGCCCGGGCCGCGCGGCGACATCGCGCCGGGCATCTGGTCCGAGCACGTGATGACCCGCTCCGTGCGTGACTGCGCCGCGGTCCTGGATGCCACGGCCGGCGCGCTGCCGCACGACCAGTACTCGCGCCCGAGGCCGGCGCGGGCGTTCCAGGACAGCGCCGGCGCGGATCCCGGGCGGCTCCGGATCGCCGTCAGCGATCGGCCGCTCCAGGGCGGCGAGGTCGACGCCGAGTGCGTGCGCGCGGTCTGGGAGACGGCGGAGCTCTGCGCCGAGCTGGGCCACGAGATCGTCGAGGCGGCGCCGGTGGTCGACGGCGCGGCCCTCGAGGCCGACTTCTTCGCGCTGTACACCGTCGCCGCGGCGGCGCGCATCGCCGAGTGGGTCGAGTGGATGGGCCGCGAGCCGGATCCGGCGGAGCTCGAGCCGCTGACCTGGGCGGTGCGCGAAGCCGGGCTGCGGCACTCCGCCGTCGACCACGTGGTCACGGTGCAGCGCCTGCAGCGCGCGGCGCGCGACATCGTCGCGTTCTTCGACACGGTCGACGTCTGGCTGACGCCGACGCTGGCGGAGCCGCCGGCGCCGCTCGGGTACTTCGACCCGTCGCCGCTGGATCCGCTGGCCACGCTCGACCTCGACGCGCGCTTCTCGCCGTTCACCTGGGTCGCCAACGTCACGGGGCAGCCGGGGATGTCTGTCCCGCTGGCCTGGAACGACGACGGCCTGCCGATCGGCAGCCACTTCCTGGCGCGCCTCGGCGCCGAGCGCGTGCTCTTCGGCCTCGCCGCGCAGCTCGAGCAGGCACGGCCCTGGGCGCATCGCCGGCCGCCGGTCTCCGCCGGCTCGCCTGCCGCGACCGCGGCAACGAACTGTTGA
- a CDS encoding APC family permease has product MQGSPTQVTDGAPQLERTLGLKQVVMFGLAYMTPLIVLGTFGLLASGTGGAVPSAYLLALVAMLFTAYSYGRMAQAYPVAGSAYSYVRRAIDPRIGFLVGWAVLLDYLFLPMVIWLIGGAYLSAQFPDVPTWVWIVGFIAISTALNILGVRVAANVNTLLMTFQVLVLVLFVGFSIGYVIDHKGGGALLSTAPFGNDATTLSTLASGAAIAAYSFLGFDAVTTLTEETIDPKRTIPRAILLVTIIGGVIFVLTAYTTQLVHPGGTFSDPDSAAFDIAKTMGGSLLSSIVVAGLIVAQGASGLAAQASGSRLMYAMGRDAVLPRKVFGYLHPRLRTPTLNIAVTGVVGLIALKSSVATSTSFINFGAFTAFTFVNLSVIAHFFRQREDRDRSQVLSRVVVPAIGAGFDVWLLTKLDSKAITIGVIWLALGVLVLCYLTKLFRVPPPEMHFEDEDSAPAPQARPAADAQPQGAIA; this is encoded by the coding sequence ATGCAAGGCAGCCCTACGCAGGTCACTGACGGCGCACCACAGCTCGAACGCACGCTCGGGCTCAAGCAGGTCGTGATGTTCGGGTTGGCGTACATGACGCCACTCATCGTGCTCGGGACGTTCGGCCTGCTCGCATCGGGCACCGGGGGCGCGGTGCCGTCCGCGTACCTGCTGGCGCTCGTCGCGATGCTGTTCACCGCCTACAGCTACGGGCGGATGGCGCAGGCGTATCCGGTCGCCGGGTCGGCGTACTCCTACGTGCGTCGCGCCATCGACCCGCGGATCGGGTTCCTGGTCGGCTGGGCGGTGCTCCTCGACTACCTGTTCCTGCCGATGGTCATCTGGCTGATCGGCGGCGCGTACCTCTCGGCGCAGTTCCCCGACGTCCCGACCTGGGTGTGGATCGTCGGCTTCATCGCCATCAGCACGGCGCTCAACATCCTCGGGGTGCGTGTCGCCGCCAACGTCAACACGCTGCTGATGACGTTCCAGGTGCTGGTGCTCGTGCTCTTCGTGGGGTTCTCGATCGGCTACGTCATCGACCACAAGGGCGGCGGCGCGCTGCTGAGCACGGCGCCGTTCGGCAACGACGCGACGACCCTGTCGACCCTGGCGAGTGGCGCGGCGATCGCCGCGTACTCGTTCCTCGGCTTCGACGCCGTCACGACGCTCACCGAAGAGACGATCGACCCCAAGCGCACGATCCCGCGCGCGATCCTGCTCGTGACCATCATCGGCGGGGTCATCTTCGTGCTCACGGCGTACACGACGCAGCTCGTGCACCCGGGCGGGACGTTCTCCGACCCCGACTCGGCGGCTTTCGACATCGCCAAGACGATGGGCGGCAGCCTCCTCTCGTCGATCGTGGTGGCCGGCCTGATCGTCGCCCAGGGCGCCTCCGGATTGGCGGCGCAGGCGAGCGGCTCGCGCCTGATGTACGCCATGGGACGCGACGCGGTCCTCCCGCGGAAGGTCTTCGGGTACCTCCATCCGCGGCTGCGCACGCCGACGCTCAACATCGCGGTGACCGGCGTGGTGGGCCTCATCGCCCTCAAGTCGAGCGTTGCGACGTCGACGTCGTTCATCAACTTCGGCGCGTTCACGGCCTTCACGTTCGTCAACCTGTCGGTCATCGCGCACTTCTTCCGCCAGCGGGAGGACCGCGACCGGTCGCAGGTGCTGTCGCGCGTGGTCGTCCCCGCCATCGGCGCCGGGTTCGACGTGTGGCTGCTGACGAAGCTCGACAGCAAGGCCATCACGATCGGCGTGATCTGGCTCGCCCTCGGCGTGCTCGTGCTCTGCTACCTCACCAAGCTCTTCCGCGTCCCGCCTCCGGAGATGCACTTCGAGGACGAGGACTCGGCACCGGCTCCCCAAGCGCGACCGGCGGCGGACGCGCAGCCGCAGGGCGCGATCGCCTGA
- a CDS encoding class I SAM-dependent methyltransferase → MADKVYVDNTEATAAWNTVLFDRFSQYRHIFVVALKRFGDVAIAEGPPRAGDRILDIGCGFGDTAQQLAQVAGPSSHVVGVDAAERFIDAARDEAARAGVENVEFVVADVQTEPLSGPYDYAFARMGTMFFANPVAALRNVRQSLRPDGTLTMVVWRRKLDNEWMQRSEEVVDRLVPKPNAEESDALTCGPGPFSMANADTTSDILRAAGFERIALRRVDLDMLVGQDAQEAVEVALALGPAAETVRLAGDDAERVRPLIERDLRALAGEYTSASGAIVAPASAWVVSAHAPAAG, encoded by the coding sequence ATGGCTGACAAGGTCTACGTCGACAACACGGAAGCGACGGCAGCCTGGAACACGGTCCTCTTCGACCGGTTCAGCCAGTACCGTCACATCTTCGTGGTGGCGCTCAAGCGCTTCGGCGACGTCGCGATCGCCGAGGGCCCGCCGCGCGCCGGCGACCGCATCCTCGACATCGGCTGCGGCTTTGGCGACACCGCCCAGCAGTTGGCGCAGGTCGCGGGACCGTCGAGCCACGTCGTCGGCGTCGACGCCGCCGAGCGCTTCATCGACGCGGCCCGTGATGAGGCGGCGCGGGCCGGCGTCGAGAACGTCGAGTTCGTCGTCGCCGACGTGCAGACCGAACCGCTGAGCGGCCCTTATGACTACGCCTTCGCGCGCATGGGGACGATGTTCTTCGCCAACCCGGTCGCCGCCCTGCGCAACGTCCGCCAGTCGCTGCGCCCCGACGGCACGCTCACCATGGTCGTGTGGCGCCGCAAGCTCGACAACGAGTGGATGCAGCGGTCCGAGGAGGTCGTCGATCGCCTCGTCCCCAAGCCGAACGCCGAAGAGTCCGACGCGCTGACCTGCGGCCCAGGCCCGTTCTCGATGGCGAACGCCGACACGACCTCGGACATCCTCCGGGCGGCCGGCTTCGAGCGGATCGCGTTGCGGCGCGTGGACCTCGACATGCTCGTCGGCCAGGATGCCCAGGAGGCCGTCGAGGTCGCGCTCGCCCTCGGGCCCGCCGCCGAGACGGTCCGCTTGGCCGGCGACGACGCGGAGCGCGTGCGCCCGCTGATCGAGCGCGATCTGCGCGCGCTCGCCGGCGAGTACACCAGCGCGTCGGGCGCGATCGTCGCGCCGGCCTCGGCCTGGGTCGTCAGCGCCCACGCGCCGGCCGCCGGGTGA
- a CDS encoding ArsR/SmtB family transcription factor encodes MQPDLTAEAAAVLAATVKALADPTRLRIVDTLRKATPEAVCQCELMPLFDMSQPALSKHLKVLVGAGVIGTERRGLWAYYYMLPGSTEELIAWLS; translated from the coding sequence GTGCAGCCGGACCTGACGGCCGAGGCGGCAGCCGTGCTGGCCGCGACCGTCAAGGCGCTGGCGGACCCGACGCGGCTGCGGATCGTGGACACGCTGCGCAAGGCCACGCCCGAGGCGGTGTGCCAGTGCGAGCTGATGCCGCTCTTCGACATGTCTCAGCCCGCGCTGTCCAAGCACCTCAAGGTGCTGGTCGGCGCCGGGGTGATCGGGACCGAGCGGCGCGGGCTGTGGGCCTACTACTACATGTTGCCGGGATCGACCGAGGAGCTGATCGCGTGGCTGAGCTGA
- the arsM gene encoding arsenite methyltransferase produces the protein MAELKSECCAPPAHAAGSCGCSAAPDTGGDVREVVRERYAAAAREAASGGGCCSAVALTDASGTEVFGNAVYAGAEVDGAGDALSASLGCGVPTAVADLLPGEVVLDLGAGAGADVLISARRVGPAGKAYGLDMTDEMLELARANAAQAGAENVEFVKGYIEDVPLPDGAVDVVISNCVINLAGDKNKVFAEAARVLKPGGRFAVSDVIADAGMDDATRADMAQWTGCIAGALTREEFQDGLRAAGFEDVEIRETHRVHEHAGSAIIRARKATA, from the coding sequence GTGGCTGAGCTGAAATCGGAGTGCTGTGCACCGCCCGCGCACGCGGCGGGCAGCTGTGGGTGCTCGGCCGCACCTGACACGGGCGGCGACGTGCGCGAGGTCGTGCGAGAGCGCTACGCGGCTGCCGCGCGCGAGGCGGCCTCGGGCGGCGGGTGCTGCTCGGCGGTCGCTCTCACGGACGCCAGCGGGACCGAGGTCTTCGGCAACGCCGTCTATGCGGGCGCCGAGGTCGACGGCGCGGGCGATGCGCTCAGCGCCTCGCTGGGCTGCGGAGTGCCGACCGCCGTCGCCGACCTTCTCCCCGGCGAGGTCGTGCTCGACCTCGGCGCTGGCGCCGGCGCCGACGTGCTCATCTCCGCGCGGCGTGTCGGGCCGGCCGGCAAGGCGTACGGGTTGGACATGACGGACGAGATGCTGGAGCTGGCTCGAGCCAACGCGGCGCAGGCCGGCGCGGAGAACGTCGAGTTCGTCAAGGGCTACATCGAAGACGTCCCGCTGCCGGACGGCGCGGTCGACGTCGTCATCTCGAACTGCGTCATCAACCTGGCCGGCGACAAGAACAAGGTGTTCGCCGAGGCCGCGCGCGTCCTGAAGCCCGGTGGCCGGTTCGCCGTCTCCGACGTGATCGCCGACGCCGGGATGGACGACGCGACGCGCGCCGACATGGCGCAGTGGACCGGCTGCATCGCCGGGGCGCTGACGCGCGAGGAGTTCCAGGACGGGCTGCGCGCTGCGGGGTTCGAGGACGTCGAGATCCGCGAGACGCACCGCGTCCACGAGCACGCCGGCTCGGCGATCATCCGCGCCCGCAAGGCGACGGCATGA
- a CDS encoding aquaporin — MADLRRRLVAEFLGSMLLAAIVVGSGIAAAQLSPGDTGLQLLENSAATAAGLFAIILMFGPISGAHFNPVVSLVDAAFGGASRRDALSYTSAQVAGCVAGAVLANAMFAKAAVSIATTHRATGAHLLAEVVATVGLLLVIFSLARTGRAATAPAAVGAYIGAAYWFTSSTSFANPAITVGRMFSDSFAGIAPASAPAYVVAQLVGGGVAVALIQTLYPGVTPQAAHPAEATA, encoded by the coding sequence ATGGCCGACCTGCGCCGGCGCCTGGTCGCCGAGTTCCTCGGGTCGATGCTCCTGGCCGCGATCGTCGTCGGCTCGGGGATCGCCGCCGCGCAGCTGTCGCCCGGCGACACCGGGTTGCAGCTGTTGGAGAACTCCGCCGCGACGGCGGCCGGCCTGTTCGCCATCATCTTGATGTTCGGCCCGATCTCCGGCGCGCACTTCAACCCGGTGGTGTCGCTGGTCGACGCCGCGTTCGGCGGCGCCTCCCGCCGTGACGCGTTGTCCTACACGTCGGCTCAGGTCGCTGGCTGCGTCGCGGGCGCTGTGCTCGCCAACGCGATGTTCGCCAAGGCAGCGGTGAGCATCGCCACGACGCATCGCGCCACCGGCGCGCACTTGCTGGCCGAGGTCGTCGCGACGGTCGGCTTGTTGTTGGTGATCTTCTCGCTGGCTCGCACAGGTCGCGCGGCGACCGCCCCGGCGGCGGTCGGCGCCTACATCGGCGCGGCCTACTGGTTCACCAGCAGCACCAGCTTCGCCAACCCCGCGATCACGGTCGGCCGCATGTTCTCCGACAGCTTCGCCGGGATCGCCCCGGCGTCGGCGCCCGCCTACGTGGTCGCGCAGCTGGTCGGCGGCGGCGTCGCGGTCGCGCTGATCCAGACGCTGTATCCCGGCGTCACGCCGCAGGCCGCGCACCCGGCCGAGGCCACCGCGTGA
- a CDS encoding arsenate reductase ArsC, translated as MPTVLFVCLHNAGRSQMSRALFEQAAGGEHQALSAGSVADPDGHVHPEVVEVMREVGVDLADVRPVRLTQLLAEQADVVVTMGCGDACPYIPAKRYIDWDLPDPKGRPIEEVRATRDEIARRVASLVQEL; from the coding sequence ATGCCCACCGTGTTGTTCGTCTGCCTGCACAACGCCGGCCGCTCGCAGATGAGCCGCGCGTTGTTCGAGCAGGCGGCTGGAGGCGAGCATCAGGCGCTGAGCGCCGGCAGCGTCGCGGACCCCGACGGCCACGTCCATCCCGAGGTCGTGGAGGTCATGCGAGAAGTCGGCGTCGACCTGGCCGACGTCCGGCCCGTCCGCCTGACCCAACTGCTGGCCGAGCAGGCGGACGTGGTGGTCACGATGGGCTGCGGCGACGCCTGCCCGTACATCCCCGCCAAGCGCTACATCGACTGGGACCTGCCCGACCCCAAGGGCCGCCCGATCGAAGAAGTCCGCGCCACGCGCGACGAGATCGCCCGCCGCGTGGCGAGCCTCGTCCAAGAGCTGTGA